In a genomic window of Seriola aureovittata isolate HTS-2021-v1 ecotype China chromosome 11, ASM2101889v1, whole genome shotgun sequence:
- the LOC130177748 gene encoding uncharacterized protein LOC130177748, giving the protein MSDMDKALQELKSFKVPPELHSAAETLLKYYQECSHNKDLKDFYDCLRKHMRKPNPEIQKKSPESGRGGWRTVKVHTVTTGETFGAGEALMNQVETPVQLHVQRTSRNDCHVVVLFCPINSRVGSDVEAAMTQVSADVEKVILVLMHHTRDVDYSTSVRNWSETYRHVIMTVDVLFHETEPGLLTCQTNREAVRKIQNMLLQHSSEAGFITRLLRSALSL; this is encoded by the exons aTGTCAGACATGGACAAAGCTCTGCAGGAACTTAAGTCCTTTAAGGTTCCACCTGAGCTCCATTCTG ctgctgaaacttTGTTGAAGTATTATCAGGAATGCTCTCATAACAAAGATCTCAAAGACTTCTACGACTGTCTCCGTAAACACATGAGAAAGCCTAACCCAG aaATACAGAAGAAGTCTCCAGAGTCTGGTCGTGGAG GATGGAGGACAGTGAAGGTCCACACAGTCACTACAGGGGAAACCTTTGGTGCTGGTGAAGCTCTGATGAACCAAGTGGAAACACCTGTGCAGCTTCATGTGCAGAGGACAAGCAGGAACGATTGCCACGTGGTTGTTCTCTTCTGTCCAATCAACTCTCGTGTTGGTTCAGATGTGGAAGCTGCCATGACTCAGGtgtcag CAGATGTTGAAAAAGTCATTCTGGTGCTGATGCATCACACCCGAGATGTCGACTACTCAACCTCTGTGAGAAACTGGTCTGAAACGTATCGGCACGTCATCATGACTGTGGATGTTCTCTTCCACGAGACTGAGCCAGGATTACTGACATGTCAAACAAACAGGGAGGCAGTCCGTAAAATACAGAACATGTTACTGCAACACAGTAGCGAGGCCGGTTTTATCACCCGTTTACTGAGATCTGCCCTTTCACTGTAG